Part of the Periophthalmus magnuspinnatus isolate fPerMag1 chromosome 23, fPerMag1.2.pri, whole genome shotgun sequence genome, GAATACTTGATAAAGCAGTAGAAGGTGGGACATTACGCTAAACAGTACATTTACGATTAGTGGTAAGGACATCTGACCTGCAGACCCAAGTCCTGGCCCGGGCTGGCAGTCTAAGTCCCTCTGTAGTGTGTCTCTGACCCAGCTGAACTCGTCCAGAGACTGAAGAAATACTTGGAAGGCCCGGGGCCCACGTACAGGCAGAATGTCCAGCAGCTTCAACACTCTCTGCTTGCTGCTAGACTGACACTCGATTTCCTCCACTTGAACCTGGGTTAAAATGTCTTCTTGATATAAAAACTGCACGATAGTTTCGGACACTAGAAGTTGCTCGGACAGCCATAGCCTGTGTTTTCTAAGTAGTTCTTTGTGTCGCTTATCCATTATCAGATATAAGTGCTCCCTATGTTTGTATTACATCCACATGTTAGCTACATCTGCTGTTAGCAGCGAATTTGTTATTATGTCCGACTAGAAACAACGCGCAAGTGGAACCATACACGCGtgaaaataaacttgttttatAGAGACTTTGTCCTCAATATTTAGCCAAATGCCGCGTGGATCTTTTAAAATAGATACGCCAACAGTACGGGAAGGCAGGGAAATTTGATTTGTACCGCAAATTTCATACAGCATGTAACTCAGGTCCCTCTGATGGCTGTGCAGTCCTGCTCTTGCTCCTGTTCCACTTTTTTCAACGGAGTCCTGGCAGGCACTTTATTAATTGTATACAATTGTGACATTTACATAGAAAATTCAATGTACATTCCCTTAGATATTAACATTGCACAATAACTTTTGGCTCAACTTTGCCGAGTTTCTGGATTGTGaatatcatatttttttattggtttattttatttattttacacacatCTTTTGGCAAAAGCTAGACTTTTAGGCTTCACTGGACTAATTCTTCTCATCTATCCAGCAATAGATTTTAATTTTATCTACAGATTACAAATTTTTGTGAAGCTGAAATACTATTTTGAGGCTAGAAAATTGCTTTTGTATTACAAAAAGAAGGGAAAATACAAACTGATATTTTTACACTGGAAATTCAAAATTGTAGCTATTTATGTAATAAAAACTTGAAGACCTTTAGGATTTAAATCTGATGTCAGTTAATTATTGAAAGTGTCTTATGGTCTACTTTATTTTGCCTCCATTCTGAAATGTTGAACATTCTGATGACAGAACCTTTTAAAAAGAATAGTTTTTAAATGGGTTTGTTCGTTTTGTGCTTTGTCTGAAACAACACACACTGTGCAGTAGAAAGCATGCAACATTTCTGGGAAATGTTTTGGTGTGACTGAGACTACATATTAACCAACTGTGAGTCAATAGCTTCGAGAAGTATTTCTCAAATATATTCAGATGGTTCAGTGAGTTTGCACCAACATGTCACCCTTTGGcgccacaaaaacaaaaactgacaattatttttaaactgaaaGAGTTGGTACaaattttattaaataaaaaaggaacAATTGCAACACAATCAATAAATAGgtattttcagaaaaaaattgtCAATTATGAAAAAGCtgcaatgaacaaaaaaaatgtaaatctggTGTACCCATACAAATTTACTTTAACAAAGCAGATAATGTCACATATGATATTGCAGTTTCTGTTGTTATGTTGTTGTCTTATTATGTTTAAAGGAGTGACTACAAAAAGCTGGACAAAGTCTAACAGGCTGATGACGCATGGTCAAATCAACAAACATGCATGTTTTGCTTTTGCTCACTACCGAACCTTATTCTGTGAAAATTTTCACAGTCACAACTTCAacagttaaaagtgcactatgtaacttttctggagggtgCAGGGATCCACTCCTATTTTCCTGGAGACAAGAGGGCGCCACAAGGCCAAGTGATGTGtttgttctgtggagaggcgagctcatTCACAGAAAGTTTctcaaggcatttttgagcaataaaaacaaaaactgaatacCATAATATGGAACGTCCCAGGAAATGCGAAAAAAATCTCTGTGAAAACAAGAAGGAGGAAACCCTCCTGAAAGGctatatagtgcaccttcaaatCTTATAAACGTCAATGAATACAACTAGGCACCAGAAAACATTGTTTCTGCCGATACCACTACTCacccaaaaacatttaaatataattttctGTAATGCTCTACacgttttatcttttatttttaaataggaAGAAAATTGTTTGCATCAATGCAACGTCATTATTTTGTATAAAGCTTAATTGATGGTGACTGGCAACATCTTGAAAATACTTGAAGAGAAAATAGGGTTTTCgttaaaaattattttatgcatttactgctctgtctgagtctGAGTACTCTCTCAGTAGCCTGTTATTCTATATgtgtatagtccagataaccATTATTTGACTACTATGTGTTGTTATGCTGTATAATTGAGTAAGGCTTTGTGAAGGCTTTAAAATGCAGATGTAGATAATATCCGGTTGCAGCATTTTCAAGTCTTTTTTTCTGCACAGTAAAAGTATGACCAGCACTTTAAACATACAGTGTTCGATCTGCACAAAACcatattttaatgaataaatacttaCAATGTGACAACAGATCCAAAATTTGTGTCTAGTGGAGAAATGACACAGCACCTGTTACCCATTACACCTTGGTTATATAATTGGATCCATCCTTCCTCAGACTCGGGCTGAGGGTTGTTAGCAGCTACACATTATAGGTGTAGTCCAGAAGATACTCCTTGAGTCTGTTGGGTATTGGCAGAGTTTGGATGTGCCGTGTTGTCCTATTAATGGCAATGCGGCTGAGGTGCTGCAGTGATGGTGTGGCGGTGTACACAGGTTTGGTGAGGAGCAGCTGCACGGTTCCATTTGGAGGTGCTGACGGTTGAGAGTCTGCAGTAGTCTTATCACTATTCCTAGACAGCTTGAAATAGTGTTCTACCAGATGAACAACACTGTCAAACTGTTTGAGTTTAGGCTTGACCAGAACAACAGAGTCTAATTTGAACTTTCCATGTTTATACTCAATGCGCAAGTTAGTGGGACCTGCTGATGTTACAGCAGAGATGGTGAATAAATAATCCCTCTGTGAGCTGTCCCGGACCAGGAATGTGCCTTCAGTGGCATCCTGGAGGATTTCTTTGGCTTCATTAGCGGTCAGACTGCCCCAGTACCAACCTGACAAAGGAAACAGAACACGTGtgttaaatacatgaaaaaaacccatatgATTTAAACTGCATGTATCATGAGAAGATGTGGGTAAAATGTTCTGTGAACTGACCTGTGTTTTTCAGTTCCTTCATAGCCAACGCGATGCCGCTCTCATCTGATTCCACGGTCCTGGTGTTGGTGTCGGCTCGTCTGTCGCTCTCAATGCGCTCAGGGGCTTCAAATGACTGGCAGGTCATCGATAAGATCCAACCTTCAGCCTTTTAGGCTCGGTCCACTGCATGGGACAATATTCACAGCAGTTCACAGCTCAGGCTGCATCTGCAACaagctcctctctcccctgaATGACAGTTTGGCAATAATGTTTATCATGCACACATATTTATCCCATGTTTGTATTCAACTTTGCTTGTGCTATGTGCCAAAAATAAACTTCgtgttgtgtttcttttttacttGGCCTTTATCCTGTTATACTGACCCGAATTCATATTTCATCGCATGCTTACCTTGCTGTTTGCCCTCGATCTCCGACCGTACAATCGCACCCGGGTTTCACgaacaattcaaaataatataactaCATCAGGAAGTGGTGACAGACCTACCGTGAGTGGTGGACGTGAGCATTGGCTTCTAGTTTACCCCGAGGACCGTCGTCCGTGTGTCGCTCCTTCACAAAAA contains:
- the cradd gene encoding death domain-containing protein CRADD, whose translation is MDKRHKELLRKHRLWLSEQLLVSETIVQFLYQEDILTQVQVEEIECQSSSKQRVLKLLDILPVRGPRAFQVFLQSLDEFSWVRDTLQRDLDCQPGPGLGSADDVCISEHTLQRVPTDRQLSRIADLLGGQWEAVLLDLELTTEDLYRCRADHQLDMHGAVLEGLVQWKRAQGKKATVQRLIKSLEAADIHTSMLLDALH
- the socs2 gene encoding suppressor of cytokine signaling 2, which produces MTCQSFEAPERIESDRRADTNTRTVESDESGIALAMKELKNTGWYWGSLTANEAKEILQDATEGTFLVRDSSQRDYLFTISAVTSAGPTNLRIEYKHGKFKLDSVVLVKPKLKQFDSVVHLVEHYFKLSRNSDKTTADSQPSAPPNGTVQLLLTKPVYTATPSLQHLSRIAINRTTRHIQTLPIPNRLKEYLLDYTYNV